TTCCTTCTTACGAGATTTAATTAACGGAACTATTAACCGAGAGAGATTTGAAAATGAATGCAAAAAAGCAGAGACATTTATTAACCTTATGAAACTGGCAAAAGAAAACGGAATAGATAATGCGGAACTTGGGATTTTCAAATCATTAAAACCTTTGGTCGATAGCTTCAGTACGGAAACAACAACCATATTTATCAACGAAAAAGAGATACTTGAACTTAAAGAATTGGAGAAACTAACTCTAATAGAGCGCAAGAAAAAAAGAACTGAACTATTGGAAAACATCAATCTTTTATTAGAAGAAGGGGAAAAGAATAAAAACGATACCAAACACTAAAAATGAAAATGCGAACGGAGTCTTTTGAGATGACAATGCGAAACGGAAGTCTCGTGCTTCTAGCATCTGGAGCGCATACTCATTTTAGTTGAGCTTTGTAGGGAATTATAGAATATCAAAAAATAGATATGAGTAAAATCAAGCCAATCAAAAAGATACTTCTACCATTTTTAATAGTGCTTTTTATTGGAATTCTAGTGCCAATTATTTTTTACGTTCATCAATTTTCTGGTTCAGGCCTGTCCGAAGATCCTAATAACTGGGGGGTTCTAGGAGATTATTTTGGCGGTGTTTTGAATCCCATAATTGCACTAGCTAGTCTTATCATTCTTTCATATCTAACCTATTTGGTCAGTGAACAAAGTAACGAGAAGAATAAAACTCTCATCGTTTTTCAGAAAAGACTTACTGCATTTGAAGAGCTAACAAAGCCATTCAAGGATATAAACTTATTGGGTACCCGAATTTCGACTGCATTACAGTTCACCAATCAGCTTGAATACTTAACTCCAGAATCTAAGCTTCATAAAATGATAGAGATGAAAAAGGAACTTTCCCTTATCACCAATACATTCACTGAATACTATTATACTCTCAGATTATTTAATGTCAACTATGGACATTTATTCGAATACGACTTCTCTTGTGAAGATTATAAGCAGCTATTGGAACAAATGAGAAAGCTCGGAGAATATCATGACGACGTTAGCAACAACCTATTTGACGAAAATAAAACTACAGAGTTAAGTGCTGAAAAATTTCAACCCGATCAGGCAACAATGAGACTTATAGCAAAGGTTATCAACGAAATCAGGAACGAAATTCTACCAAAAAATAATTAATACGGCCAACAACAAATGCTATGGGAATGAATGGGATTTCCTCCCTCTAATTGTAGTTTGTAACTAAATTTTCCTATCATCTTTGTATTATAATTTGGTTCAATTTCCCCAACTCGTCCTCGTTTAGCGGAGCGCAACGAGGATGACCGAGCCTAGCGTTTGCAACGCGAAGGGAATACCTACCAAGCCCCATGTTTATCCTAAATTTCCTCCCATTCCCCTGATCATACCCCAAAAAATGGGACAGTGGGTTTAGTTCAGAAATGACGATTAAATTTACTGATATGACACGCAAGAAGTACACATCAAAATTCAAGACGAAGGTGGTATTAGAGGCCATCAAAGAGCAATCAAGTGTAGCAGAACTAGCACAGAAATATGAACTAGCCCCTCAGCAAATCAACCTCTGGAAAAGAGAGTTTTTGGCCAATGCAGAGGGTGTTTTTGAGAAAAAAGGCAAGAGCAAGAAGTCCCAAATTGAAGATGAACGTGATCAGCTGCTTAAGGTAATTGGGCAACTTAAAGTTGAGAATGATTTTTTAAACGACGCCTTGCGGTAAGACCTCTTGCTGAACGGCGATCATTGATAAGCAAGGGTCAATTGAGTATGGCAAAGCAGTGCAAACTACTTTCCCTACACCGTTCGGGAATATATTATAAGCCCAGAGGAGAATCTGAATTGAACTTAAAACTCATGCGTATGATGGACGAGCATTATCTCCACCATTCTTTTAAGGGGGCACGCAGCATGCATACCTGGCTGACCAAAGACAAGGGACTGCAGGTGAGCAAAAATCGGGTTGAACGACTCTACTATCGGGTGATGGGGCTTAGAGCTACCCAGCCTGGAAAACATACTTCCAGACGGCACAAGGCTCATAAAGTGTACCCTTATCTGCTTCGTAATCTGACCGTGAAACGTCCCAATCAGGTCTGGGCAATAGACATCACCTACATCCCAATGAAGAAGGGTTTTATGTATTTGATAGCCATTATTGACCTCTACAGCA
This is a stretch of genomic DNA from Reichenbachiella ulvae. It encodes these proteins:
- a CDS encoding transposase, which produces MTRKKYTSKFKTKVVLEAIKEQSSVAELAQKYELAPQQINLWKREFLANAEGVFEKKGKSKKSQIEDERDQLLKVIGQLKVENDFLNDALR
- a CDS encoding IS3 family transposase, with product MSMAKQCKLLSLHRSGIYYKPRGESELNLKLMRMMDEHYLHHSFKGARSMHTWLTKDKGLQVSKNRVERLYYRVMGLRATQPGKHTSRRHKAHKVYPYLLRNLTVKRPNQVWAIDITYIPMKKGFMYLIAIIDLYSRYVVNWSVSNSMDADWCLNCLEEAIETHGKPEILNTDQGSQFTSEVFANFVLSQDIKLSMDGKGRAIDNAFIERLWRSVKYEKLYLNPPKDGMDLYLLVAEYFNYYNMERRHTSIENQRPIDLYQTTQKQAA